The Methyloceanibacter sp. wino2 nucleotide sequence AGTCGCCAGCCTTGCCGCCGACAACGATGAGCCCGCGCCGCAGACGCTCTCCCAGAAGCGATCCCGCATCGCCGCCGATGGAAATGAACCCGCCCTTCATACCGAAGGTCTCACCGAAGGCGACGCCGCCGGCCTGGTCGCCGACATCGCGCCGTACACTGATTTCACCGCCGGACATGCTTGCGCCCACGGACACGCCCGCGCTGCCGTCCACTGCGATCTTACCGCGCTTCATCTGCGCACCGAGCAGCATGCCGACATCGCCGTCGACCACGATCTCGCCGCCGGCAAGCTTGGCGCCGATCTTGTCGCAACGATCGTCGGTCCCGACGAAGTGGAGGTTCTGGACATCCCTGCCCTTCACCTTGAAGGCGTCGCCTACCGTCAGAGCCTCGCGCGTCGTCGCAACCGACAACGCCTCGATCTCTTTGCGGTTCAGACCGTCGAGACGGCTTGGCACCAACGACGACAGGTCGAGCCGTTGCTCAGGCCGTCCCTTGAGCTCGAAACTAAGCGCGCTCACCCGACAATCTCCTTAAGGTGGAAGTGATGGGGCCCGAGGTTGCCGCCGTAATTGCCGGCCGTGATGTGGGTGATGCCCTCGCGCGCGCCACCCTTGGCAATCGCGTGGAGGCCCTCATGCATGGCTTCATGGACCGCGTCCGCCGTCAGCCCGTCGATCACGATCTCCAAGACCGCTTCGGCGCTCGGCGGCAGCTCCGAGTCCGCATGCCATTTCAGCCCCGGTGCGTAGGCGTGATTGGTTGATGCGATCTGGCCCGCATATTTTGAGCCGACCTTCGAGCCCGACCGCACGATGCCGCCGGGGAACGGCGTGATCACATCCGGCACCTCGGCCATGGCCTTGACCGCCCGGGTGCAAGCCGCGAGCACGGCCTTGTGGGACTTGCCGACGACGAGAAGGTTGCCGCCGCCCACCGCCTTGGTCGTCATGCCGGTCTTTTCCTCGCAAACGAACTCGCCGCCCATGACGGGAATGCGCCAGTAGCGGCGTCCGCCGATGACTTTCGACATCTGCCAGCCGTCACCGAAGAAGCGCAAGGAGGAGCCGAGTTTCAGACTCTTCTCGCCCTTGAGCCCCGCGTAGCACGCAGAGCCGGGGCTGGTCAGCACGCACTGCCCTACCCGGTTGCGCAGCTGCGTCTGCAGCATGTTCGCGTCCATGGTGAACAGCAGCACGGCGACGCCAGGGCGCCCGTCGGGCGTCTCGGACTTCGACAGGGTGCGCTCGATTCCGCCTTCCGCGCCGCACGCGATCACGGAAGTCGCGAAGCCCGTCATGGTGCGGGCCGAGATCATGGCCCACTCGGCGGTCGGCGCGGTGATGATGACGCGCGTGCCCACCATGGGGAAGGCTTCCGCGAACGTCTCGACAATGGTGACGCCTTTGACTTTCAGCTCTGGCATGTCAGCTCGCACAACGAATGGTCGCGAACCGATCGGGACGATCGGAAACGGTTTCGGTCACGCCGAACCATGAGGGGTCGGCGCCATAATAGGTCTCGTAGTAAGAACGCACGCGCTTTTCGATCTGACGGTCGAAGCCGGGATCCACGTGGTAGCACTGCCCCCAGCTTAGATCGACGACAGTGCCCTTGCGCACGACGAGCTTGCCGGACTTGAACACCAGGTCGGCGGCGGAGAACATCTTCGTCTTGTTCTTCTGCTCGGTGTAGACGGCGACATCGGCCACCGCGCCCGGCGCCAGATGGCCGCGGTCGGTCAGGCCCAAAACCTTCGCCGGCGCCGCGCGCGTCATGATCGCCAGTTCGGACAGGGTGATCTCGCGCGAGATACCGGCGAGCCCCGACACCTGACGCGAAGCCTCGGGCAACGCATCGAACCAGCGCGAGCGCTCGTTCTTGTCCATCAAGAGATGGAAGATCTCGGGATAGCGCGTGAAGAGTGCACCGTTGGGATGATCGGTCGAGAACAGCACCCGCCAAGGGTCCTCCGCGAGCAGGAAGATCTCGAGGCCGATGGCCCATTGCAGCGCGTTGACGAAGCTCTTCTTCTTGTAATTGTACGGCACGACGCCCGTGCCGTTGCCTTCGGCCTGGTTGATCACCCACTTTTTCGGGTTGGCGGCACGGCGGCCGTCGAATTGGCGCAGCACGTCGCCGGAGATCGTGATGGTCTGGCCGAACATGACCTGCCCCACGTCGACCGTCGCCTTCTTGTGCTTGTTGATTGCTTCCATGAGCGCCGGTGCGCCCGACGAGAAGCCCTTATCGCCTTCCTTGCCGTAGCCATAGAACTGGATATGCGCCAGATGGATCGGGTGTCCTCCGGTCGCTTTCAGCGTCGCCACGGCCGTGTCGACATTACCGGCGATGCCGAGATTGTTCGTGTGAACGTGCGGCGGATGGGGCACGCCGAGATCGGCGATGGCTTGCTGCATCGCTTCGACGATGCCGCGCGAGGTCACGCCGTATTCGGGCACCTGCTCATCGAGATCGAACGTGCGCGCATTGAACTTGAAGGCCTCGGAGCCGCCGGCGTTGATCACCTTGAGGCCGAGCGCCTTCGAGTGCGCCAACGTCCAGGCGACGTAATCCTTCAACTCGTCGCTCTTGACGTCGCCCTTGCGGAGCAGGTTGAGCGTGTAGTCGTCGTTGCCAAGCACCACGAGGCCGGCGCAGTCGATGATCGGGATCGCCGCCATTTCCTTGTGGGCCTGGATGGCATGGGTCGGGATCATCGCCGGCTCGATCACCGTGGTGTAGCCCATCTCCGCATAACGGATGCCGGTGGCATAGGAGCCCCACACCGCGGGAGACGGACCGTAAGGCTGGCCTTCAGAGGCAGCGATGAGCGGAAGCTCGGGCATCAACTGACGGCCGAGCGTCACGTTGGTGCCGGCGATGTGCGAGTGCACGTCGATCGCGCCCGCCATGACGATCTTGCCGGACACGTCATGGACTTCGTCAGGCTCGCGACCCTCGGGCGCCGCGACCACGCGGCCGTTCTTCAGATAGACATCGCCCACGGAATCGCGATTGTTCGCGGGATCGATGACCCGGCCGCCCTTAAGCTGGATGAGCATCAAGCGGCTCCCTTTTCGTCGATCAGCGTACCGATCTTATTCAACACGTCCGCCACGGTCGGCTTGTCGGACTTTGCGGACTTGGCCTTGACCACGCCGATACCCGCGATGGGCGGCAGGTAGAGCGCGGCATCGTGGTCGGCGGCGGCCGCGCCCACTTCGATCACTACATCGTCGCGGCCCGCCTTCACAGGCTTCGACGACAGCACGATGGACGGGACGCCCCGGAAAGCCCGCGTCGGCGGCGCTACCTCGGCGCCGTCCAGCGCGTCGATCCAGACGAGGGCATCAGCCTCGCCGCTCTTGAGCAGGCGCTCCGTCTCGAAGGCCCACATGTTGTTCTCAGGGATCTCGCCTGCGAAGCTCGTCCGTACCGGCAAGGCACAGGTCCAGATGGAACAGAGATTCACGCCGTCGCCGTTGCCGGGCGCGGACATAGCAAGCGTGGACGCGCGGGTCGTCTTGACGAGATAGCGAACGGTCTCGAGCACCGTATGCATGACCGGCTCTTCGAGCTCGGCCGGATCGTAGACGAACACGACAAACGCAGAGTCCCGCAGCCTTTGTCCGGCTGAGAGGACTTTCTTGCCAAGCGCTGCGTCGCGAGTCTCAAACGGCATCTCGCGCGTGGCGGCTCCCAGCAACGCCACAAGCTCCGGCAGCGGGTTCTTGCCGCCGATCTCGGTGGTGCGAATGCCTGCGGGCGTCTTGCCCTTCTTCGTGCCGACAACAATCAGCTCGCGCTTGTTATCGCCGGGGCGCGGCAGGTTCTTGGCCGGAAACAGTTTTTCCAGGAGATCAGCGTCGCGCTCGCGCGGACCGTCGCCAATCAGAACGACGGTGTCGGCGCGATTGCGAACCTCGCCGAAGCTCGCCGGAGTCGAGCCGGTCTCGCGCATCACGCGCGCTGCGCGCGACGTGCCTTCACTCGCGGCATGGTCGACCACACCGCCGAGTTTCTGTGCCAGAGCGAGCGCCGCCGTGGCGCCATCCACATCGGTAAAGAGACCGCCGAAGACCGGGAAACGTGCCTGTGCGAGTAAATCCGCTGCACGTTGGAGCGTGCTGTCCAAACTCGTTGTCCTCCCAGGCACTTCTTCTTGAATCGGCTACAGAGATAAACAGATGGCCTCCCCGGCGCAAGCACAGCCAGTCGGGTTCGACGACAAATTTGCTGTCACGGGTCACCCGATCGGGGCCGATCGGCGCGCGATGACAAGATTGCCTACGGACTAAGCATGCGAGCGAACGGCTCGCTCAACGGTCAGCTCTTGGGCTTGTCGTATTTGATGTAGGAGAACCGCATGTCGTCCTCGGGTGTCCCCTCCAGGGAACCGCCCTCGCCACCGGGCTGCCAGTGCACGACATCCTCGATTTTCTTGGCCAGTTCGAAGTCCTTGTCGCTGATTCCTTTTGCCGCATGGTTCATCAGCCGCACCTCGACCCAGGCGTAAGACGCGGTGATGTCCGGGTGGTGCCAGGCCGCTTCGGACAGATGGCCAATGGTGTTGATCACCATCAGCGTGCCCTTCCAGCTATTGGTCTTGTACTTGCGGCGAATCCAGCCGTCTTCGAGATACCAGTGAGGAAGCTCTTCTTTCAGACGCTTCTCGACCTCGGCCTCGCTGTAGGTGCGCTCTTTCGTTGCCATCGCTCTCGTCTTTTGAAACAGTGCGCCGCAACATTTTGATCGTTGCGTCGCTCATCAAACTGTAGCCACGCTGAGCATATCGGCGGGCCTTGAGCGGATCAATGGAGGCTGTTCAAAGGGAACGCGTATGCCCGACATTGAGCGCAACAAAGAGACCGCAACGGCCTTCTATGACCTAGCCTTCAACCAGTGCCGCCCCGCCGAGGCGGTCGCGCGTTATATTGGAGACACCTATATCCAGCACAACCCACACGTGAAGGATGGGACGGACGGGTTTATCGAGTACTTTGAGGAAATGCAGCGCCGCTATCCCGGCAAGCGCGTGACCTTCAAGCGGATCCTGGCCGAGGGGAATTTCGTGGTGCTGCATTGTCTTCAGGAATGGCCCGGCGATCAGGACTGGATTGGCATCGATATTTTCCGGCTGGACGATGCCGGGAAGGTTGTCGAGCACTGGGACGTCCTTCAACTTGCGCCGGAAAGCTCGGCCAATCCGAACGGCATGTTCTAGTGCTCAAATTTGCGTGCCCAAGAAGTTTTGGCCCTTATGGAAACGATGTTGACTGAGTTGTCCCAGTCCCAGACCGAGAACCACGACGAAAGCCTCGGGCCCGCAGTGTCGGTCGCCACGACGGCGCGTCTGCATTTTGGGTTCTTCGACCCCAGCGGGCGGACGGCGCGGCCCTTCGGCAGTTTCGGGCTGTCGCTCGACCGGCCGTGGACGCGGCTGACCCTGCAGCGCGCAGGCGAGACCCTGGTCACCGGGCCGGAGGCGCAACGCGCGGCGCGCTATCTGCGCAAAATCGCGGAGGCCTACGGCATCGACCACGCCTATCGCTTGGACGTCACGGAGGCGATCCCTTCGCATGCCGGGCTCGGCTCCGGTACGCAGCTCGCGCTGGCGGTCGGCGCCGCCTTCGGAGCGCTGGAAGGGCTGGACCTCTCCGCGCCCGAAATCGCGGGCATCCTCGGACGGGGCGCGCGCTCCGGGATCGGCATCGCAACGTTCGAGACCGGCGGTGCGGTCCTGGACAGCGGACCGTACGACGGGGCCTTGCCGTGGCTCGTAGCACGAGTCCCCTTCCCGGAGCATTGGCGGGCCTTGCTGATATTCGATCCGCACTCCAAGGGCCTCGACGGCGCGGACGAGGTGGCGGCCTTCGAAACCGCCCCCGCCTATTCGGAGGATGCGCGGTCGGCTCTCGAGACGCGGGTTCTCGAACGCGCCTTGCCGGCGCTTCAGGACGAAAATTTCGACGTCTTCTGCGAGGAGGTCGGATACCTGCAGGCGCGCATGGGCGAGTATTTCGCGCCGAGCCAGGGCGGCATCTTCACCAGCCCCCGCGTCGGCGCGGTCCTCGAAGCCTTGCGGGCGGACGGCGTGACCGGGCTCGGTCAGAGTTCCTGGGGGCCGACCGGCTTTGCCTTCGCCGATTCTGAGGCCGAGGCGGAGCGTCTGTTCGCGATTGCCTTCGATGTCGCGCGTGCGCGCGACGACGGCTCCGCCCTGGAGCTCATGATCGCCAAGGGCCGCAACCAAGGCGCCGAGATCACGTCCCCGCACCTGACGTCGGCCAAGAATCTGGGCTCAACGGGCGTTTGAGGTTCTTTCCAGTCGCGCTCGATGTGCTAAAGCGGAAGTCATAAGAGCAACACACCCGGCCGACCGCGTGGAGAAGCGCGCAGGCCGCATCAAGTCTGGGGAGATGGCAGCGATGGCCCCGCCACGTATTCTGCACATGATCACGCCGCTCAAATATATGAGCCCGTTCGACATCAACATGGGAATCGACGCCGGCTACGATCACGCCATTCCCTATACGAACGCCACGATCGAGGACATTTACGGCCTCGTGCAGGACGCCATCTTTTCCCGCAGCCCCGAGGGCATCAAACGCCAGGCCGTCTTCATCGGCGGCAAGCGCGCCATCGAGTCGCTCGACATGATGGACAAGGCCAAGAAGGCCATGGTGCCCCCGTTCGAGGTATCGGTGTTCGCCGATCCAGCCGGATCGTTCACCACCGCCGCGGCCATGGTGGCCTGCGCCAAGACGGCCCTGAAGAAGACCTTCAAGACCGACTTCAAGGACAAGCGGGTCATCGTCTATGGCGGCACGGGCGTGGTTGCCTTTGCTTCCGCTGTCATTGCTTCCATGGACGGCGCCAAGGCCTTTCTCGTCGGCTATGACGGTCCGGAGCGCGTGCGCCGCCTGACCATGGAAGCCAATGACCGCTTCAACGTGGATCTCGGCTACGCCGACGGCACGACCGAGGAACAGAAGGAAGAACTCGCGCAGAGCGCCGACGTCATCTTCTCCGCTGGTCCCGCCGGCCGTCAGATTTTGGGCCTCGAGCAGTTCAAGCCCGCCAAGAACCTCAAAGTCGTCGCCGATGTGAACGCCGTTCCGCCGCTCGGTATCGAGGGTGTCGGCATTCAGGACAACGGCGTTCCTGTCGAGGGTGCGGACGGCGCTGTCGGCATCGGCGCGCTGGCGATCGGCGACATCAAGTACAAGACCGAGATCGGCATGTTCAAAGAGATGATCGAGGCCGAAAAGCCCGTCTATCTCGACTTCCGCGCCGCTTATCGATTGGCTCAGGAGCTCACCTCCTAAATTGCCGGAGCCCGCGCGCGGTTCGCTCCTCATCGTCGCGGTCTCAGGCCGCGCGCTGGCCCGCGCCGCAGCCGATGCGGGCTACGTGGCCCTGGTCGCGGACTTCTTCGCCGACGTCGACACGCAGACGCTCGCCCATCGGGCGCTAAAAGTTCCAGGCGACATGGCGCGGGGTTTTCAGTGGGAGTCTCTGGAGCCTGTCCTGGAAGCCCTTTGCGCGGAAGCGCCCTCCCCGCCGCCCGGCCTGATCTATGGCTCGGGTTTCGAGGATCGCCCGGCGCTTCTGGATGCCGTCGCGGCGCGGTGGACGCTCCTCGGCAACGAGGCCGCCACTGTTTCGGAAATCAACGATCCGGGACGTTTCTTCGCGGCGCTGACACGGATGGCCATTCCCCATCCCGACACCCGCCTTGAGCCGCCGCCCGATCCCGAGGGCTGGGTTGCCAAGCGGCCGGGCGGCGCCGGGGGCAGCCACATCGCACCGGCCCGCGACCGGCCAGCCGCAAGTAATGCGTATTTTCAAAGACTTGTCCCCGGGCGGTCAATCTCGGCCTTATTCGCCGGCGACGGAACGCAGGCGGCCGTTCTTGGCTTCAGCGAACAATGGGGCGCGCCGGCCCCCGGCAGGCCGTGGCGCTATGGCGGCGCCGCGCAGCCGGCGCGGCTAGGCGCCGAGGCCGCCGAACGCATGGGCGAGATCGTGGCGCGGGTGACCACAGAGTTCCGGTTGAAGGGTCTGAACAGCGCCGATTTCTTGCTCGATGGAGATACGCCGCTCTTGCTCGAGATCAATCCACGGCCCGGCGCGACGCTCGACATCTTCGCGAACCCAGCGCTCCCGCTGATGGACATTTATGTGAACGCCGCACTGCACAATCGCCTTCCGGCCCAGAGGCCGGCCTTCGAAAGTGCGGCCGCATCGATGATTGTCTTCGCGCCCGAGCCCCTCACGATACCTGCGGCAATGACCTGGCCGGACGGGGCCGCCGATTTGCCTAAACCCGCGGAACAGATCGACAAAGAGCGCCCGATATGCACTTTACTGGCGCGGGCGGAATCGGGGGATGAGGCTCGCAACCTCGTTCAAATGCGTGCCAGAGAGCTTCTGGCGGCATTGAACGTGGCCGAGAATCCATCGTACACGGATCGATTCTCCGCCCATAATGGACTTGTCGACGAGCGACGGGTCCGCGACTGATAGGCGCAATAAAAAGACGGCCCCGCGAAAACGAAGGATCACATGACAAAACCAAGTTTGAATACTCAGGTCGCCCCGCTGGTGCGCGATCTGATCGACAATGCCGATGCCTTGCGGGTTGGCGTATCCAAGGGCTCTTTGGGGGAAACGCTGATCGACTGCGGCGTGGACTCGGTAGGCGGCCTCGAAGCGGGGCGTCGCCTCACCGAGATTTGCCTTGCCGGACTCGGCGTCGTGTCTTTCGAGACAGCCAGCACCAGCGACAAATGGCCCTTCCTGATCTCCGTCCACACGAGCCAGCCGGTTCTGGCCTGCCTCGGCTCGCAATACGCCGGCTGGAGCATCTCGGGCAAGGATGCCGACGGCAAAGATTTCTACATGCTGGGCTCGGGTCCGGCCCGTGCGATGGGATCGTCTGAGCCGCTCTTCAAGGAGCTCGACTATCGCGACAAGGCGGAGACCGCGACGCTCGTGCTCGAAGCGGACAACGCGCCGCCAGCCGCGCTTGTCGAGGACGTGGCCAAGGCCTGCGGCTTGCCGCCGGAGAAGCTCACCTTCCTGTTCGCGCCGACATCGAGCCTTGCCGGCTCGGTCCAAGTCGCCGGCCGCAGCTTGGAAGTCGCACTTCACAAAGCCCATGAATTGCATTTCCCGCTCGAGCACATTGTCGACGGCATGGCGACCGTACCGATCCCGCCGCCGGTCCCCGGCTTCGTGGAAGCCATGGGCCGCACCAACGACGCCATCATTTATGGCGGCCGGGCGCAGCTCTATGTGGAAGGCGACGAGGCGGCAGCCAAAAAACTCGCGGAGGAACTTCCGAGCAAGAACTCGAAGGACTACGGCAAGCCGTTCGCCGAGATCTTCGCGGCCGTCAAAGGCGACTTCTATCAGATCGACCCCATGCTCTTCAGTCCGGCCAAGGTGACGGTGACGTGCCTGTCGACCGGCAAGAGCTTTGAAGGCGGCGCCATCGACGAGGCCGTCCTCAATCGGTCGTTCTCGTAAGCGACTATCGAGGGGCGATGACCCACGACATGCCCATAACACCGTCCATCGTCCTATTCGGCGATGGACGGGACTGGCACGGCAAGAGCCTGCGGCGCGCTTTCGAGCGGCGGGGCATCCGGCCCGTGATCGCCCCCCTCGCCCAGTGCGGCTTTTCCACCGAGACGGCCACGGGCCTCTCCATCCCAGGCCTTGGAGATCATTGCCCGCGCGGCGCCTTCGTCCGGTTCATTCCGGGCGGGAGCTTCGAACAGGTGACGCTCTATCTCGGCCTGCTGCATGCCTTGAGAGAGCTCGGCGTCACGGTGTGGAACGATGCTCGCGCCATCGAACGCTGCGTCGACAAATCCACGACAACGTTCTTCCTGCAGAAGGCCGGCCTGCCGACCCCGCGCACTTTCGCAGGCGTCGATCGCGCGACCGCGCAAGAAGTCGTGTCGCGCCTGGCATTGGAGGGCCACAAGGCCGTCGAGAAGCCCCTTTTCGGAGCGCAGGGTAAAGGCATCCGTTTGCTCGAAACGGCGGATGACCTGTCGCCGCCCGAGGATGTCGATGGCGTCTACTATCTGCAGGAGTTCGTTCCGCCTGCCCAGGAACACCACCAGGATTGGCGCTTGTTCGTCTGCGGCGGCCGCGTTGTCGCCTCGATGATCCGGCACGGCGAGGACTGGATCACCAACATCAAGCTCGGCGCGCGTGCGGAAGCCGCAATCGCCAGCCAGGAGCTTGCGGATCTCGCCGTGCGGGCCGCCGCCTGCGTTGGCGCCGACTATGCCGGCGTTGATATCATCCAAGGACGCGATGGACGCTTTCTCGTCCTAGAGGTCAACTCCATGCCGGCTTGGAACGGATTACAGAGAGTCACAAGTCTCAGATTGTCCGACACCGTGGTCGATGCGTTTCTCGCCGCGGCCTTGCCCGAAAGCACACGTGATGCGCGGGGTGAAGCGTGAGCGCAGCGCTGACCAGCGAAGCCGTCGCGACTGCCTTCCATGACGCCTGCCTGGCGGAACTCGATGCCCTGAAGCCGGGAAACGTCCATCGCCATGCGGACGGCCATCGCATGGAAGTCGCCGACTTCGAGAAAAGCGCGGCGGCTGCCGCACCGGTCATCGGCGCTGCGGGTCTCAGCGTTGGAGAGCGAATCGAAGCGGCGGTCGAGGCCACGCGCGGTGTCGTCAGCCACAACACCAATCTCGGCATCATTCTGCTCGCCGCCCCCCTCGCCCAGGCAGCACTCCTCTCAGGGGGCTCGGGCCTGCGGCAGGCCCTCACCCTGGTCCTCACATCCTTGACGGTGGCGGATGCCAGAGCTGCCTACCGCGCGATACGGATGGCCGAGCCCGGCGGGCTTGGCACGGCTCCGGAGCACGACGTCACTTCGGATCCGGACATAACGTTGCTCGACGCCATGCGTGCCGCCCAATCTCAGGACCGAATCGCCTGGAACTATGCGAATGACTTCGTCGACATTTTCGATCTCGGCCTCAAATGGCGCGCGGGCGGGACGGAGCGGTGGGGCGATGTCCCTTGGGTCACGACCTACGTGTATCTCGGGTTCCTCGCGCACATCCCCGACACGCTGATTGAGCGCAAATTCGGGACGCATACGGCCGGTGAGGTCCTCGACGAGGCCCGGCCCATCGAAGCAGGGCTGTCCCAGACCAACACGCCCCAAGAAATGGCCGCTCCCTTGGCCGCATTCGATGCCTCGCTCAAGGAGCGCGGCCTGAATCCTGGGACGTCGGCGGACCTTACGGTTGCAACCGAGTTCGCAGGCGCCCTAATCGGCGGATAACTTCCTGCAAAGAATTCGGCCCAAATCGGTCTGAACGGCGAACAATCGGCTTGCATCCTTCAGGTCCGGCCTTATGTTCACCCTCGCGGAGCCCCAGGTGGGGCTGCGAACGCTGGAGCGCATCCTGTGCTCTTCCGTTGGTTCTGCCGGGTCTCCGGCGGCGCCTTTGTTTTTTGTTTTGATCACGTCTCACGTACTAGGGAGGGGGCCTCATGGCCAAAATCACTGGTGTATGCATCGGCGAGTCGCTCGTCGGCGATGGCAACGAAGTTGCCCATATCGATCTCATTCTCGGCCCGCGTGGCAGCGCCGCCGAGTCGGCCTTCTGCAACGCGCTGACGAACAACAAGGACGGCTTCACCACGCTGCTCGCCGTTGTTGCTCCGAACCTGCTCTGCAAGCCGGCTACGATTCTCTACAACAAGGTCACCATCAAGGACGCCCGTCAGGCTGTTCAGATGTTTGGCCCTGCTCAGTACGCGGTTGCCAAGGCCGTTGCTGACTCCGTCGCCGAGGGTGTTATCCCGGCTGACGAGGCTGACGATCTTTATGTCTGCGTTGGCGTCTTCATCCACTGGGAAGCCGCGGACGACAAGAAGATCCAGGACTTCAACTATCAGGCGACCAAGGAAGCTATCGCCCGCGCCGTCGCCGGCGAGCCGAAGGCTTCGGAAGTCACCGCCAAGAAGGACTCTGCCGCTCACCCGTTCGCCGCTGGTTGAACAGGAGAAGCTGCGGATCGGGCGACCTCCGGTGGCGAAGATGAGCCGGGCCCGATACGTCGGTGGCTCAAGAAACTTGGTTTCTAATTCGCGGGGTTGACCGCTTGTCAGACTTAAGATCGCCGCCCTCCCCAGAGGGCGGCGATTTCTTTTTGTCCGATGGCGCCCGAATGCAGCGCCGTCGCCACGAGGACCCCGCGCGCGCCGGCATCCATGACCGTCGCTACGTCGTCCTTCGTCGCGATTCCGCCGGCCACGTAGACATGCCGGTCGCCGGCGCTGGCGATGGCCTTACGCAACAGATCGAGGTCGGGACCCGTTTCGGTTCCCACGCGGCCAAGGCTCATGAGAATGACGCGTTCGGGCCAGAGGTCCGGTTGGCTCATCAACTCTTTCGGGCCCCGCAGGCCCTGTTCGTCGAAATCCAGCGACAGGACCAGATTGCGGCCGAAATTCGTGCACATAGCCTTCCAGTCCTCAAGGCTGCCGATGGTCTCGCTGCCGACGACAAGCGTCGCCCCGAGGGGCAGCCAAAAGGCGCAATCGTCCAGGTTCGAGAACCCCGCATCGATCCAGAGGTCGGTTTCAGGAACCGCATCGGCGAGTGCCCGGACGAGTTCGAAGTTGTTGCCGCGCCCCAGGATCGAGTCGAGGTCGGCAATGTACAGAACGGGCGAGAAGGTGATACCGAGAAGCGCTCTGGCGATGGCCGGCGCGTCGTGCGGCGGCCCGAACGGGGTCGCAATCGGGCGGTAGTCCGCGCGCTTTCCCGCATGCGCCTGTTTGCCCGCCCGCGCGTGCACCACACCTCCGTCCTTCAGATCGAGCACCGGTACGACGGCGAACGAGACGGTGGGCTGATTTCCGGGAATTTCGGATGTCGGCGCCATGGTGAATGTGCCTTTCGAATCTCGTAGCTATCATGCCGCGTATCGGCGTCCGGGGAAATGACGTCTTAAGTACTGAGTTATTGGGCAATCACGTTTGAGGAAATGGGGTCTCAATGGCCATGTGTTTTGGGTGGGATTTGGGCGGCGTCAACGTGAAGCTGGCCTGCGTCGAGGACGGCCGGGTGGCGTCCGTCGCGCAGATTCCCTGCCCTGCCCTTGCCGAACCGCGTAAGTTCGATCTCGCCGTCGAGGAAGCCCTTGCCCTAATCGGCGTCAGCGATGCCAGCCACGCGGTCACCATGACCGGCGAGCTCTCCGACGTCTTCGCCAGCCGTTACGAGGGCGTTGCCTATCTCGTCGGCTTGATGCGCAAGTCGGTTGGCGACGGGGTCCGCTTCTACAGTCTCGACGGGTTTGTGGACGCGCGTGGCGCCATTACCGGTTGGCAGGACGTCGCCTCGGCAAACTGGCACGCCAGCGCCGCGCTCGCCGCGACCGTCGAGGACAGCGGGCTCCTGGTCGATGTCGGCACGACGACGACGGATCTCATTCCATTCAAGGACGGCCGCCCTTGCGCCGTAGGCCGCACCGACGGCGACCGTCTGACGGAAGGCGAACTCATCTATCGCGGTGTCGTCCGCACGCCGGTGATGGCAATCGCCGCCCAGGCCCCGTTCAAGGGCCGGATGCAAGGTCTCGCGGCCGAACGCTTCGCCACCATGGCCGATGTCTACCGCCTCACTGGGGAGTTGCCGGAGGACGCGGATCCCTTCCCGTCCGCCGACAACCGGGGCAAGGACTT carries:
- a CDS encoding triphosphoribosyl-dephospho-CoA synthase; translated protein: MSAALTSEAVATAFHDACLAELDALKPGNVHRHADGHRMEVADFEKSAAAAAPVIGAAGLSVGERIEAAVEATRGVVSHNTNLGIILLAAPLAQAALLSGGSGLRQALTLVLTSLTVADARAAYRAIRMAEPGGLGTAPEHDVTSDPDITLLDAMRAAQSQDRIAWNYANDFVDIFDLGLKWRAGGTERWGDVPWVTTYVYLGFLAHIPDTLIERKFGTHTAGEVLDEARPIEAGLSQTNTPQEMAAPLAAFDASLKERGLNPGTSADLTVATEFAGALIGG
- the mch gene encoding methenyltetrahydromethanopterin cyclohydrolase — protein: MTKPSLNTQVAPLVRDLIDNADALRVGVSKGSLGETLIDCGVDSVGGLEAGRRLTEICLAGLGVVSFETASTSDKWPFLISVHTSQPVLACLGSQYAGWSISGKDADGKDFYMLGSGPARAMGSSEPLFKELDYRDKAETATLVLEADNAPPAALVEDVAKACGLPPEKLTFLFAPTSSLAGSVQVAGRSLEVALHKAHELHFPLEHIVDGMATVPIPPPVPGFVEAMGRTNDAIIYGGRAQLYVEGDEAAAKKLAEELPSKNSKDYGKPFAEIFAAVKGDFYQIDPMLFSPAKVTVTCLSTGKSFEGGAIDEAVLNRSFS
- a CDS encoding ATP-grasp domain-containing protein yields the protein MPEPARGSLLIVAVSGRALARAAADAGYVALVADFFADVDTQTLAHRALKVPGDMARGFQWESLEPVLEALCAEAPSPPPGLIYGSGFEDRPALLDAVAARWTLLGNEAATVSEINDPGRFFAALTRMAIPHPDTRLEPPPDPEGWVAKRPGGAGGSHIAPARDRPAASNAYFQRLVPGRSISALFAGDGTQAAVLGFSEQWGAPAPGRPWRYGGAAQPARLGAEAAERMGEIVARVTTEFRLKGLNSADFLLDGDTPLLLEINPRPGATLDIFANPALPLMDIYVNAALHNRLPAQRPAFESAAASMIVFAPEPLTIPAAMTWPDGAADLPKPAEQIDKERPICTLLARAESGDEARNLVQMRARELLAALNVAENPSYTDRFSAHNGLVDERRVRD
- a CDS encoding NAD(P)-dependent methylenetetrahydromethanopterin dehydrogenase, which encodes MAPPRILHMITPLKYMSPFDINMGIDAGYDHAIPYTNATIEDIYGLVQDAIFSRSPEGIKRQAVFIGGKRAIESLDMMDKAKKAMVPPFEVSVFADPAGSFTTAAAMVACAKTALKKTFKTDFKDKRVIVYGGTGVVAFASAVIASMDGAKAFLVGYDGPERVRRLTMEANDRFNVDLGYADGTTEEQKEELAQSADVIFSAGPAGRQILGLEQFKPAKNLKVVADVNAVPPLGIEGVGIQDNGVPVEGADGAVGIGALAIGDIKYKTEIGMFKEMIEAEKPVYLDFRAAYRLAQELTS
- a CDS encoding RimK family alpha-L-glutamate ligase, which produces MTHDMPITPSIVLFGDGRDWHGKSLRRAFERRGIRPVIAPLAQCGFSTETATGLSIPGLGDHCPRGAFVRFIPGGSFEQVTLYLGLLHALRELGVTVWNDARAIERCVDKSTTTFFLQKAGLPTPRTFAGVDRATAQEVVSRLALEGHKAVEKPLFGAQGKGIRLLETADDLSPPEDVDGVYYLQEFVPPAQEHHQDWRLFVCGGRVVASMIRHGEDWITNIKLGARAEAAIASQELADLAVRAAACVGADYAGVDIIQGRDGRFLVLEVNSMPAWNGLQRVTSLRLSDTVVDAFLAAALPESTRDARGEA
- the fae gene encoding formaldehyde-activating enzyme; the protein is MAKITGVCIGESLVGDGNEVAHIDLILGPRGSAAESAFCNALTNNKDGFTTLLAVVAPNLLCKPATILYNKVTIKDARQAVQMFGPAQYAVAKAVADSVAEGVIPADEADDLYVCVGVFIHWEAADDKKIQDFNYQATKEAIARAVAGEPKASEVTAKKDSAAHPFAAG